The region TAGTGGTAATCCTGGCCAGGCCAATTATGTTGCAGCTAAAGCCGGAGTTATTGGTTTGACCAAATCGACTGCGAAAGAATTTGCCTCCCGCAATATTCTTGTTAATGCAGTTGCACCCGGGTTTATTTCAACTGATATGACTGATGCCCTGACAGACGAGCAACGGGAAAGTATGCTGGCAATGATTCCGCTCGCCAAACTGGGTACACCGGAAGATGTGGCAAAAGTGGTCCGCTTCCTTGCCTCAGATGATGCCAGCTATATTACTGGCCAGACCATCCATATTGATGGCGGAATGGTGATGTAGTGTGAAAAGTGAAGGCGAATGAATGGATTAACTATTGAAAGGGGGTGAAGTATTATGGCAGACGTATTTGATCGCGTAAAAAATATTATTGTGGACCGTCTGGATGCAGATGAATCCAAAGTGACCATGGAAGCCTCTTTCAAAGATGATTTAGAAGCGGATTCTTTGGATGTAGTTGAGCTTGTTATGGAATTGGAAGATGAATTCGATATGGAAATTGCTGACGAAGAAGCAGAGAAAATTAATACAGTGGGTGATGCTGTTAATTACATAAACAGTACTCAATCCTGATTATTTCAGAAAGTCCCGCAGTGTGCGGGGCTTTCCGTATATTTACAATATTAGTTATTGGCAGACAGGAAAGTAAACTATCTGATATAAGTGCAACTAAGGCTTTCTAGAAAACTAATTATATTATGAATGAAAGGTGGTGAAAAACATGAGTATTTCAGTCTTGGAGGAAAAACTGGGAATTGCTTTTCATGACCATGACCTGCTAAGACAGGCCTTTACACATTCATCTTATGTGAATGAGCATCGTGGAGGGAAGTTTTCGGATAATGAACGGTTGGAGTTTCTTGGAGATGCCGTTCTGGAATTAGGGGTATCTCAATATTTGTACCGAACCAAACAAAAAATGGCAGAAGGGGAATTAACGAAGTTGCGCGCATCCATCGTATGCGAACCATCACTTGTTAATTTTGCCCGTGAATTGAATTTTGGTGATCATATTCTGTTGGGCAAAGGTGAAGAACAGACAGGCGGGCGTGAACGTCCTGCTTTGCTGGCAGACGTTTTTGAAGCTTTTTTGGGTGCTCTTTATCTTGATCAGGGGTATGATGAGGCCATTCAGTTTTTAGAGAAATATGTCTTTCCGAAAATATCAACAGGTGCTTTTTCGCATGCGATGGATTATAAAAGCCAATTGCAGGAACTTGTCCAGCAGCACCGGAACCATAATATTGATTATAATATTACCGGTGAAAAGGGGCCATCTCATGATAAGGAGTTTGTCGCACAAGTGCTGATTAAAGGCGATGTTGCCGGCGACGGTTCCGGCCGTACCAAAAAAGAAGCAGAACAGCGCGCGGCAAAAGATGCATTGGATAAATTTGAATGAGATAATCCAGAAAATGGCTGCCGGTGACGACAGCCATTTTTGCGTGAATTTTTATTAAAATAATAGTGCATTTGCCCGGAATCGCGCATATCTTATGCAGAAACGAGCATATCTGCCGCGAAATCGCGCATATTCCACGTGCGAACAGTACTATGTGTTTTCACTGTTGCCTATTGAATCATGCGTCCTTTCGTACAGACCGGAGCTCGTCAATAAATGCCTGGGTTTCTGGTGCGCTTAACTGTCCTTTTTGTTTGATCATATCGTACATAAGTTTTAGTTCCCCGTATTTTTCCAAATCATAGTCTTTAGGATCCAATATTTCACGATTAACGACATTCAAATTTTCGGCCAGCTCATCCAAAATAAATTTCAGGTTTTCTTGTGAAGGATTTTCCAAATTCATCTAAACACCTCAATTATTATAAATTTTGAAACGTGATAAGGTCACATATATGCTTTGTGATATGCCTTCTTTTGTTTCTTTCTTTATGATAAAATAAATGCGTTAAAAAACCAAATGGGATATGGTACATAATTTAAACAATCCTCTTGTGGGAAATGGAGAATGAACATGTATTTGAAACAATTGGAAAGTGTTGGGTTCAAGTCTTTTGCCGAACGAATCAATGTTGATTTTGTTCCTGGTGTGACAGCGGTAGTCGGTCCTAATGGAAGTGGAAAAAGCAATATAACTGATGCTATACGCTGGGTGCTTGGTGAACAGTCAGCAAGGTCATTGCGCGGATCCAAAATGGAAGACATTATTTTTCAAGGCAGTGATACAAGGAATCCATTAAACGTCGCTGAGGTTACACTTGTTTTGGAAAACAGTGACAATGTGCTGCCACTCGACTATGAAGAAATCAGTGTTACAAGACGTGTATATCGGTCAGGTGAAAGTGAGTTTTATATAAATCAACAGTCTTGCCGTCTGAAAGATATCATTGACTTATTTATGGATTCCGGTCTCGGACGTGAAGCATTCTCCATTATCAGCCAGGGTAAAGTAGAGGAAATCTTAAGCTCAAAAGCGGAAGAACGCCGTACTATTTTTGAAGAAGCTGCAGGGGTTCTGAAGTATAAGCAGCGGAAAAAAAAGGCGGAGTATAAACTGGCGGAAACACAAGAAAATTTGAATCGTGTGGAAGATATCATTCATGAAATTGAACAGCAGATTGACCCGTTAAAGGAGCAGGCTGAAACTGCTAAAAAATATTTGGACAAAAAAGATCGGCTGAAACAGCATGAAATATCACTTTTAGTTACAGAAATTGAACAATTCCATGAAAAATGGCAGTCGATGCTTAATGAATTGGAAAATGAGAAGCTGGAAGAAATCAATTTGAAAACTTCTATCCAAAAGACTGAAGCGAAATTGGAAAATTATCGTACGGAACTTCAGCATGCAGATGAACAAATTGAGAAGCTGCAAAATGATTTGCTGGAAACTACGGAGAAACTTGAACGCTATGAGAGTAAAAAAAGAGTTTTTAATGAACGTACGAAGCACTTCACGGAGAATAAGCAAAAACTTGAAGCACAAAAAAAGGAAGCGGCAGATAAAATCGAACAGCTTCAACGTGAACTGCAGGATGAAAATAAAAAGCTCTCAGAAGTTCAGAAAAACAGTGAAAATACGAAACGACATGTTTCAGAACTGGAAGCAAAATTGTCGATAGAAACCGATGGTCTGGCTGATCGAATTGAGGAATTGAAATCGGATTATATTGAATACCTTAACAATCAGGCTGCAAAACGAAATGAGAAACAATCTATTTATGAACAATTACAGCAAATTTCCGGAAAGAAAGACCGTAAATACGAAAAATATGCTAATCTGCTGGAAGAGCGAAAAGCTCATGAATCTGAACTGGAAAAAATAAAACATCACTTAAACGAACAGGAAAAGAATTACAACCAACAGGGTGATGCATTTCGACAGAAGAAAGAAGATTTGAGCAATAAACGAAATACTTTTCAGGAATCTCAGACAAAACTCTATCAAGGCTATCAGTATATGGAAAAGCTGAAATCAAAGAAAGAAATGCTCGAGGACATGAAAGATGAGTTTCAGGGTTTCTTTTATGGTGTGAAAGAAGTCTTAAAAGCGCGGGAGAATAGGAAATTAAGCGGTATTTACGGTGCGGTTATTGAGCTTATCGACGTACCCAAGCAGTACATCACAGCTATTGAGACTGTTCTGGGTGGACAGGCCCAGCATGTTGTGGTTGATGATGATCGAACGGCACGTCAGGCAATTAACTGGCTGAAGAAAACCAACAGCGGGCGAGCCACATTTTTGCCATTGGGATCAATCCAGCCGCGATTCATTCCAAAAGATGCTCTAGCTAAAATAGCAGGACACCAAGGTTTTATTGGAATTGCGGCTGACTTGGTATCAAGTGAATTCCAAGAGGCTGTGAAACACCTTATGGGACATGTTCTCGTTGCGGAAACATTGCAGGATGCCAACGAAATAGCCTCCATAGTCAATCGGAAGAACCGGGTTGTGACATTGGATGGCGACGTTGTTAATCCAGGCGGGTCCATGTCAGGCGGTGCTAGAAAGAAAAACAGTCAGTCCCTGTTCACAAGAGAGAAAGATCTGCAGGAACTCAGTGATAAGCTTGCTGAGTTCCAGAAGCGGGCAACGTCTTTTGAAGCAAACGTAGATCAGCAAAAGCAGACAATCAACGTGATGGAACAACAGCTGCAGGAGCTGGAGCAAAAAGTTACCGATGAACAACAGAAATTGCAGGATCTTCGTGCAAAATACAAAGAAATAGAGATGAAGCTTGGTTCGCTGAATGAAAATCTTTCGTTTTACGATCAGGATAACCGGCAATTTGACCGGGATGAAAGCGAGCTTCAAACCCGAGATGAGCAGTTGACGAATAATCTGCAGGAACTTGCTGCACACCTTGAAAATATTCAACATGAAATAAATGAACGTACTGCTCAGAAAGAAGAGCTGCAGGATAACCGGGAACAGATACGGAATGATCTGCAACAGGAACAGGTTTCACTTGCGGAACAAGAGGAACGTGTTAAGAGCCAGCGTGAAAAAAGGGATACTGTCAAAAAACAGCTGACGGAATTTAATACACAATTTTCAAGCTATACTGCAGAACTTAATGAACTAATGGATCTGCAAAACTCTTCGGAAACAGAGGAAGAAATTGAGCAGGTAGTGCAAACTGTGAATGCAGACAAAAAATCAATTACGGAAAAAATCCAGAAGTTGCGAACTGAAAGGATGAAGCGCACACAGTTGATCCAGGATAACGAGCGGGAACTGAAGGAGGAAAACAAAAACCATCAGGCATTTTTACAGGCTCTTCAGCAGAAAGAGGTGTCAGCAAACCGTCTTGATGTGGAGTTGGAGAACAGGTTATCCAAATTGCAGACAGAGTACACGATGACATTTGAAAAAGCTAAGAAGATGTATGGCAAAACAGAAGATCCGGATAAAGACCGGGCAACGGTAGAACAGCTTAAACATGCCATCGATCAGCTTGGTACCGTTAATCTGGGAGCCATTGATGAATATGACAGGATATCTGAAAGGTATACGTTTTTATCAGATCAGAAAAATGATCTGGTAGAAGCTAAACAGACGTTATATTCTGTGATAGCTGAAATGGATGAAGAAATGACAAGCAGGTTTGGTGACACTTTCAATCAGATAAGGGATGAATTTGCATCCGTGTTCCAGCAATTATTTGGCGGCGGACGTGCTGAATTGAAGTTAACTGATCCGAAGAATCTGCTTGACACCGGTATCGACATCGTTGCCCAACCGCCCGGAAAAAAACTGCAGCACCTTGGTCTTTTATCCGGCGGGGAACGCGCCCTCACCGCAATTTCATTGCTGTTCGCCATTTTACGTGTACGTCCTGTGCCGTTTTGTGTGCTGGATGAAGTGGAAGCGGCGCTTGATGAAGCGAATGTATCCCGGTTTGCTAAATACATCAAAATATATAGTGAAAAGACCCAATTCATTGTAATTACACACCGGAAAGGTACAATGGAAGAGGCTGATGTGTTATATGGCGTTACCATGCAGGAATCAGGTGTTTCACGGTTGGTTTCGGTACGCCTGGAAGATACGAAAGAACTAGTAAACTCATAAGGAGGAACCATAATTATGGGCTTCATGGATAAATTAAAAAATAAATTTAAACAGAATGAGGAAACGGAAGAAGTTTCTGAAACGTATAAGCAAGGCATGGAAAAAACGCGCAATTCGTTTTCGGGAAAAATCAATGACTTAATTGCGCGGTATCGTAAAGTTGATGAGGACTTTTTCGAAGAATTGGAAGAAGTACTGATTTCGGCCGATGTTGGTGTGTCTACGGTAATGGACCTGATCGACGAGCTGAAAATGGAAGTGAAACGACGCAATATCAAAGATTCCGTCGAAGTTAAGGAAGTCATTTCCGAAAAATTAGTAGAAATTTATTATGGTGATGATGATGAGGATCTCGAAGAGCTCAATATCCAGGATGGGGAACTGTCCATTATTTTAGTTGTAGGCGTGAATGGTGTCGGTAAAACGACATCAATCGGTAAACTTGCCTATAAACTTAAACAGGAAGGCAAAAACGTTGTACTGGCAGCGGGTGATACTTTTCGTGCCGGTGCGATTGAACAGCTTGATGTCTGGGGAGAGCGTGCCGGGGTTGACGTTATTAAACAAAGTGAAGGCAGCGATCCGGCAGCAGTAATTTTTGACGGAATTAAATCTGCTAAATCACGGAATGCCGATGTGCTGATATGTGATACGGCAGGTCGTTTGCAAAACAAAGTAAACCTGATGAATGAACTGGCGAAAGTAAAACGGGTGATTGAGCGTGAAGTACCAGGTGCACCACACGAAGTTTTGCTAGTTCTAGATGCAACTACCGGACAAAATGCCATGAGTCAGGCGAAAACGTTCTCGGAAGCTACCGATGTATCCGGGATCGTTTTGACAAAACTTGATGGGACTGCTAAGGGCGGGATTGTTCTGGCAATCCGCAACGAGCTGCAGATTCCGGTAAAATTTGCCGGACTGGGCGAAAAAATGGAGGATTTGAAGGAATTTAATGCCCATGCATTTGTGTATGGCTTATTCGCTGATCTCCTTGAAGATACCGCTGAATAATGATACTATTGCATTTGTAAAGGGATTTCACTTAACAAGGGGTGGATATTAATTGTTGGAGAAAACAACACGAATCAATTATTTATTTGATTTTTACCAGGAACTATTAACCCCTAAGCAGCGCAATTATATGGAAATGTATTATCTGGAGGATTATTCGCTTGGTGAGATTTCGGAATTGCTGGAAGTGTCACGCCAGGCGGTATACGACAATATCAGGCGTACTGAAAAAATGCTTGAATCCTACGAATCCAAACTGAAACTTTATACGAAATTTCAAAAGCGATATGATATTTTGGTTAAAATGGATAGAGAAGCTCCAGAAGCTAGTGTGTTTCAGACACTGATTAATCAATTAAAAGAATTAGATTAGGAGGACACCTTCTATGGCATTTGAAGGATTGGCCGACCGTTTACAAAGCACGATGAAAAAAATCACTGGTAAAGGAAAAGTATCCGAACAGGACGTCAAAGAAATGACCCGTGAGGTACGGCTTGCTTTGCTTGAAGCTGATGTAAACTTTAAAGTAGTAAAAGATTTGATAAAACGTATTAAGGAACGTGCTGTCGGACAGGAGGTTATGGAGAGTCTGACCCCGGGACAGCAGGTCATTAAAGTGGTAAAAGAAGAATTAACCACTTTAATGGGCGGCGAGCAAAGTAAGATTGCCGTAGCTGATCGTCCGCCAACCGTGATTATGATGGTCGGTTTGCAAGGGGCCGGTAAGACAACGACAACTGGTAAACTTGCCAACCATCTGCGAAAAAATCACAATCGTACACCGTTACTTGCAGCATGTGATATTTATCGTCCTGCTGCAATTAACCAATTGGAAACACTCGGACAGCAGTTGAATATGCCGGTTTTTTCAAAAGGCACGGATGCCAATCCGGTCGATATTGCAACAGAGGCAATCGAGCAGGCAAAAGCTGAACATAATGATTACGTCATTATCGATACAGCGGGTCGTCTGCATGTTGACAATGACCTGATGGATGAACTGGAACAAATTAAAAAAGCCGTCAAGCCAGATGAGATTTTCCTCGTTGTTGACGCGATGACCGGACAGGATGCCGTAAACGTTGCGGAAAGTTTCAATGAGCAGCTTGATGTTTCCGGTGTTGTTTTAACAAAACTTGATGGTGACACCCGTGGAGGTGCGGCATTATCCATCAAAGCTGTTACCGATAAACCGATAAAATTTGCCGGTACTGGTGAAAAACTGGATGGGCTGGAAGCATTTCATCCCGAGCGGATGGCATCCAGGATACTCGGTATGGGTGATGTATTATCACTTATCGAAAAAGCACAGACGAACGTTGATGAAAAACAGGCAAAAGAACTGGAAGAAAAAA is a window of Virgibacillus ihumii DNA encoding:
- the ftsY gene encoding signal recognition particle-docking protein FtsY produces the protein MGFMDKLKNKFKQNEETEEVSETYKQGMEKTRNSFSGKINDLIARYRKVDEDFFEELEEVLISADVGVSTVMDLIDELKMEVKRRNIKDSVEVKEVISEKLVEIYYGDDDEDLEELNIQDGELSIILVVGVNGVGKTTSIGKLAYKLKQEGKNVVLAAGDTFRAGAIEQLDVWGERAGVDVIKQSEGSDPAAVIFDGIKSAKSRNADVLICDTAGRLQNKVNLMNELAKVKRVIEREVPGAPHEVLLVLDATTGQNAMSQAKTFSEATDVSGIVLTKLDGTAKGGIVLAIRNELQIPVKFAGLGEKMEDLKEFNAHAFVYGLFADLLEDTAE
- a CDS encoding putative DNA-binding protein, producing the protein MLEKTTRINYLFDFYQELLTPKQRNYMEMYYLEDYSLGEISELLEVSRQAVYDNIRRTEKMLESYESKLKLYTKFQKRYDILVKMDREAPEASVFQTLINQLKELD
- the ffh gene encoding signal recognition particle protein; translation: MAFEGLADRLQSTMKKITGKGKVSEQDVKEMTREVRLALLEADVNFKVVKDLIKRIKERAVGQEVMESLTPGQQVIKVVKEELTTLMGGEQSKIAVADRPPTVIMMVGLQGAGKTTTTGKLANHLRKNHNRTPLLAACDIYRPAAINQLETLGQQLNMPVFSKGTDANPVDIATEAIEQAKAEHNDYVIIDTAGRLHVDNDLMDELEQIKKAVKPDEIFLVVDAMTGQDAVNVAESFNEQLDVSGVVLTKLDGDTRGGAALSIKAVTDKPIKFAGTGEKLDGLEAFHPERMASRILGMGDVLSLIEKAQTNVDEKQAKELEEKMRTMSFTFDDFLEQMGQVKSMGPLEDLMAMIPGANKMKGLKNAQIDEKQLSHVEAIIQSMTKKERQDPSIMNASRKKRIAKGSGTSVSQVNRLLKQFNEMKKMMKQMTGMQKGKKGKGGMKFPFM
- the rnc gene encoding ribonuclease III, giving the protein MSISVLEEKLGIAFHDHDLLRQAFTHSSYVNEHRGGKFSDNERLEFLGDAVLELGVSQYLYRTKQKMAEGELTKLRASIVCEPSLVNFARELNFGDHILLGKGEEQTGGRERPALLADVFEAFLGALYLDQGYDEAIQFLEKYVFPKISTGAFSHAMDYKSQLQELVQQHRNHNIDYNITGEKGPSHDKEFVAQVLIKGDVAGDGSGRTKKEAEQRAAKDALDKFE
- the smc gene encoding chromosome segregation protein SMC — protein: MYLKQLESVGFKSFAERINVDFVPGVTAVVGPNGSGKSNITDAIRWVLGEQSARSLRGSKMEDIIFQGSDTRNPLNVAEVTLVLENSDNVLPLDYEEISVTRRVYRSGESEFYINQQSCRLKDIIDLFMDSGLGREAFSIISQGKVEEILSSKAEERRTIFEEAAGVLKYKQRKKKAEYKLAETQENLNRVEDIIHEIEQQIDPLKEQAETAKKYLDKKDRLKQHEISLLVTEIEQFHEKWQSMLNELENEKLEEINLKTSIQKTEAKLENYRTELQHADEQIEKLQNDLLETTEKLERYESKKRVFNERTKHFTENKQKLEAQKKEAADKIEQLQRELQDENKKLSEVQKNSENTKRHVSELEAKLSIETDGLADRIEELKSDYIEYLNNQAAKRNEKQSIYEQLQQISGKKDRKYEKYANLLEERKAHESELEKIKHHLNEQEKNYNQQGDAFRQKKEDLSNKRNTFQESQTKLYQGYQYMEKLKSKKEMLEDMKDEFQGFFYGVKEVLKARENRKLSGIYGAVIELIDVPKQYITAIETVLGGQAQHVVVDDDRTARQAINWLKKTNSGRATFLPLGSIQPRFIPKDALAKIAGHQGFIGIAADLVSSEFQEAVKHLMGHVLVAETLQDANEIASIVNRKNRVVTLDGDVVNPGGSMSGGARKKNSQSLFTREKDLQELSDKLAEFQKRATSFEANVDQQKQTINVMEQQLQELEQKVTDEQQKLQDLRAKYKEIEMKLGSLNENLSFYDQDNRQFDRDESELQTRDEQLTNNLQELAAHLENIQHEINERTAQKEELQDNREQIRNDLQQEQVSLAEQEERVKSQREKRDTVKKQLTEFNTQFSSYTAELNELMDLQNSSETEEEIEQVVQTVNADKKSITEKIQKLRTERMKRTQLIQDNERELKEENKNHQAFLQALQQKEVSANRLDVELENRLSKLQTEYTMTFEKAKKMYGKTEDPDKDRATVEQLKHAIDQLGTVNLGAIDEYDRISERYTFLSDQKNDLVEAKQTLYSVIAEMDEEMTSRFGDTFNQIRDEFASVFQQLFGGGRAELKLTDPKNLLDTGIDIVAQPPGKKLQHLGLLSGGERALTAISLLFAILRVRPVPFCVLDEVEAALDEANVSRFAKYIKIYSEKTQFIVITHRKGTMEEADVLYGVTMQESGVSRLVSVRLEDTKELVNS
- a CDS encoding DUF1128 domain-containing protein, with product MNLENPSQENLKFILDELAENLNVVNREILDPKDYDLEKYGELKLMYDMIKQKGQLSAPETQAFIDELRSVRKDA
- the acpP gene encoding acyl carrier protein, translating into MADVFDRVKNIIVDRLDADESKVTMEASFKDDLEADSLDVVELVMELEDEFDMEIADEEAEKINTVGDAVNYINSTQS